From Pseudomonas poae, the proteins below share one genomic window:
- a CDS encoding protein activator, producing MKSLKTLVCASSFALCFGAVSMANAATIAPAGAGFTTTGSITVTSPASLNLPVTCNIVFTGTVAANGSGASITGASVSGSNSLCAVPVLQGLPWALTVTGGGPTDFAGTVSGVKFKILSDCSASPVTIQVGFNNGTNTLKVPSTQTVGSCKITALTAVPSPAFTVTP from the coding sequence ATGAAAAGTTTGAAAACCCTCGTTTGTGCATCTTCTTTTGCGCTGTGCTTCGGTGCAGTTTCGATGGCCAATGCGGCAACTATCGCGCCTGCCGGTGCGGGGTTCACAACTACCGGTTCGATTACTGTAACGTCGCCAGCCTCCTTGAACCTCCCGGTTACGTGCAACATCGTCTTTACCGGGACCGTCGCCGCCAACGGCTCTGGCGCCTCTATCACCGGCGCCTCTGTCAGCGGTTCCAACTCGCTGTGTGCGGTCCCAGTTCTGCAGGGGCTGCCATGGGCGCTCACCGTTACGGGGGGCGGCCCGACGGACTTTGCCGGCACGGTGTCGGGCGTGAAATTCAAGATCCTGTCTGACTGCAGCGCTTCTCCGGTGACCATCCAGGTCGGCTTTAACAACGGCACCAATACGCTGAAGGTGCCAAGCACTCAGACCGTGGGTTCTTGCAAAATCACTGCGTTGACCGCAGTGCCAAGCCCTGCCTTTACCGTTACTCCCTAA
- a CDS encoding alkane 1-monooxygenase, whose amino-acid sequence MNQSLAAPSVWADGKRHLWWLGILPLATPLLSGALAITTGIQQLWWVGVLVIFGLIPLIDGLLGEDVSNPPESAVSHLESQSYYRWIVYTGVVFVIASVVITGWLAAGGIDWIIQGGLVQAAAQLEPSSWLSHAAGYITARTQLQGEPSWFTYLGMAMSTGAATGIAINTAHELGHKPNALEVFLAKVTLAPTFYGHFYTEHNRGHHVRVATPEDPASSRLGESFWAFLPRSVWFSARSAWNLERERLRKLGLPAWHWRNGVLSAWLYSVVLWGAMIVWLGAAVIPFLIIQGIYGFSLLEVVNYVEHYGLKRQKLPNGRYERCSPRHSWNSNRIVTNIFLFQLQRHSDHHANPTRSYQSLRHFDESPQLPYGYASMIVWAYVPYLWRRRMDHRVLNHYAGDITLTNLQPSQRLKYLEKYSNSAKPF is encoded by the coding sequence ATGAACCAGAGTCTGGCAGCGCCAAGTGTATGGGCCGACGGCAAGCGGCACCTGTGGTGGTTGGGCATCCTGCCCCTGGCCACCCCCTTGTTGTCCGGTGCCCTGGCCATCACGACCGGCATCCAGCAACTGTGGTGGGTCGGTGTGCTGGTGATCTTCGGCCTGATCCCGCTGATCGACGGCCTGCTCGGTGAAGACGTGAGCAACCCGCCCGAGTCCGCCGTCAGCCACCTTGAATCCCAAAGCTACTACCGTTGGATCGTCTACACCGGCGTGGTGTTTGTGATCGCCTCGGTGGTGATCACTGGCTGGCTGGCTGCAGGCGGTATCGACTGGATCATCCAGGGCGGCCTGGTGCAGGCTGCGGCGCAGCTGGAGCCGTCCAGCTGGCTGTCGCACGCCGCCGGCTACATCACGGCGCGCACTCAGCTGCAGGGTGAGCCGAGCTGGTTTACCTACTTGGGCATGGCCATGTCGACCGGCGCCGCCACCGGCATCGCGATCAACACCGCCCATGAACTGGGGCACAAACCCAACGCACTGGAAGTGTTCCTGGCCAAGGTCACCCTGGCGCCGACGTTTTACGGGCACTTTTACACCGAACACAACCGTGGCCATCACGTGCGTGTTGCCACGCCGGAAGACCCGGCCAGCTCGCGACTGGGGGAGAGCTTCTGGGCTTTCCTGCCGCGCTCGGTATGGTTCAGTGCGCGCTCGGCCTGGAACCTGGAGCGTGAGCGCCTGCGCAAACTCGGCCTGCCGGCCTGGCACTGGCGCAACGGTGTACTCAGTGCCTGGCTGTACAGCGTGGTGTTGTGGGGCGCGATGATTGTCTGGCTGGGGGCGGCAGTGATTCCGTTCCTGATTATCCAGGGCATCTACGGGTTCTCGTTGCTCGAAGTCGTTAACTATGTCGAGCACTACGGCCTCAAACGCCAGAAGTTGCCCAACGGTCGTTATGAGCGGTGTTCGCCTCGGCACTCCTGGAACAGTAACCGTATTGTCACCAATATCTTTCTGTTCCAGTTGCAACGGCATTCCGATCACCATGCCAATCCAACTCGCAGTTATCAGTCGTTGCGCCACTTTGATGAGTCACCGCAACTGCCGTATGGCTACGCCAGCATGATTGTCTGGGCCTATGTGCCGTACTTGTGGCGACGGCGCATGGACCATCGGGTGCTTAATCATTACGCCGGGGATATTACCCTGACCAATCTTCAACCTTCACAACGCTTGAAGTATCTGGAGAAGTACAGCAACAGCGCCAAGCCGTTCTGA
- a CDS encoding EAL domain-containing protein, whose translation MAQTLFKLFFTQRLAALASTESLRAIREGLLWILPCLLVSAGFLILSESARVLGFDPQVVAFLAGLHNQISSVIPLLVAASIGYMLAIQHRLPQLPVAFLCLAHVVVATFILREYPRASATFVLFIAIASPLLNVPAIAWLHRYRWSRLVNEDLVGHNLRGTINMVLPGIITALALVAVLSLLLQVPYVAQLQGPQVLDALESPYGSGLFVTLMNSLLWFFGIHGVYAMQPLFDVLDQAVVLNSAALAAGEPIKYMLNSGLLGSFAFIGGSGGALCLLLAILLFSRSQSMRLLAIASLPLSLFNVSEVLLFGLPIILNPRLFIPFLLVPAINAMLALTVVQMGWVSPAVASVPFTAPVLLNAYLSTHGDLAAVALQVALLGLGTLVYAPYVRAIHRQATEGGTVYLKSLDMTFRGLEEKGRLRELDPVLASHTTLARQATELSRIQQISDYEFYLEFQPQVSTRTGLCTGCEALMRARDSQGTVHSPWEFLQWLAQARLMPDVDVWVASQAVRQYQKWQKLGFALPMTINISSATLTDAAYGERLVEILAQAHGQVSVEITEDALVSDSLTTRRIIEKLQAIGAKVYIDDFGTGFSALSYLHQFPVDFIKIDRSFVVAQHDPKGAQVMTGILRFCEALNLGVVVEGVETAEQLAFLNTGAELIIQGWYFSKALPGDQLQGFVRERAAMAQA comes from the coding sequence CGGCGGGGTTTCTGATCTTGTCCGAGTCTGCCCGGGTGCTGGGCTTCGACCCTCAGGTGGTGGCCTTCCTGGCAGGGTTGCACAACCAGATCAGCTCGGTGATCCCGCTGCTGGTGGCCGCATCCATCGGTTATATGTTGGCGATCCAGCATCGCCTGCCGCAATTGCCGGTGGCGTTCCTGTGCCTGGCCCATGTGGTGGTGGCGACGTTTATCCTGCGTGAATACCCGCGTGCTTCGGCGACGTTCGTACTGTTTATCGCCATCGCCTCGCCGTTGCTCAATGTGCCGGCGATTGCCTGGCTGCACCGCTACCGGTGGAGCCGGCTGGTCAACGAGGACCTGGTGGGACACAACCTCAGGGGCACGATCAATATGGTGCTGCCCGGCATCATCACCGCACTGGCGCTGGTGGCGGTGTTGTCGTTGCTGTTGCAGGTGCCCTATGTGGCGCAGTTACAGGGGCCGCAGGTGCTGGACGCGCTGGAGTCACCCTACGGCAGTGGCTTGTTTGTAACCCTGATGAATTCGCTGTTGTGGTTCTTCGGGATTCACGGCGTATATGCCATGCAGCCGCTGTTCGATGTGCTGGACCAGGCGGTGGTGCTCAACAGCGCCGCGCTGGCGGCGGGCGAGCCGATCAAATACATGTTGAACAGCGGCTTGTTGGGCAGCTTTGCGTTTATTGGCGGTTCGGGTGGCGCGTTGTGCCTGTTGCTGGCGATCCTGTTGTTTTCCAGGAGCCAATCCATGCGCCTGCTGGCGATAGCGAGTTTGCCGCTGTCGCTGTTCAACGTCAGCGAAGTGCTGCTGTTCGGCCTGCCGATCATCCTTAATCCGCGCCTGTTCATTCCGTTTTTGCTGGTGCCGGCGATTAACGCCATGCTCGCGCTGACGGTGGTGCAGATGGGTTGGGTGTCGCCGGCGGTGGCCAGCGTTCCGTTTACCGCGCCGGTGTTGCTCAATGCCTACCTGAGTACCCACGGCGATCTTGCCGCCGTCGCGCTGCAAGTGGCGTTACTGGGCCTGGGTACCCTGGTGTATGCGCCTTATGTGCGGGCGATCCATCGCCAGGCCACCGAAGGCGGCACGGTTTACCTCAAGTCCCTGGACATGACGTTCCGTGGCCTCGAAGAAAAAGGCCGGCTGCGCGAGCTGGACCCGGTGCTGGCGTCACACACGACCCTGGCGCGCCAGGCCACCGAATTGAGCCGCATCCAGCAGATCAGCGACTATGAGTTTTACCTCGAATTCCAGCCGCAGGTCTCGACCCGTACCGGCTTGTGCACCGGTTGCGAAGCGTTGATGCGCGCCCGTGATAGCCAGGGCACGGTGCATTCGCCATGGGAGTTTTTGCAATGGCTGGCCCAGGCGCGGTTGATGCCGGATGTGGATGTGTGGGTGGCGTCCCAGGCGGTGCGCCAATACCAGAAGTGGCAGAAACTCGGCTTCGCCTTGCCGATGACGATCAATATTTCCAGCGCCACCCTCACCGACGCCGCCTATGGCGAGCGCCTGGTGGAGATTCTGGCGCAGGCCCATGGGCAGGTGTCGGTGGAAATCACCGAAGACGCGCTGGTGAGCGACAGCTTGACCACGCGCCGGATCATCGAGAAGCTGCAGGCCATCGGCGCCAAGGTGTATATCGATGATTTTGGCACCGGGTTTTCGGCCTTGAGTTACCTGCACCAGTTTCCGGTGGACTTTATCAAGATCGACCGCAGTTTTGTGGTGGCCCAGCACGACCCCAAAGGCGCTCAGGTGATGACCGGCATCCTGCGCTTTTGCGAGGCGCTGAACCTGGGCGTGGTGGTGGAGGGGGTGGAGACCGCCGAGCAGTTGGCCTTCCTCAACACCGGCGCCGAGTTGATTATCCAGGGCTGGTATTTCAGCAAGGCGCTGCCGGGGGATCAGTTGCAAGGCTTTGTGCGAGAGCGTGCGGCGATGGCGCAGGCTTAA
- a CDS encoding outer membrane protein transport protein, producing MNNKKQPARTLLGLAIMGGLLAMTGTAQAGGFATPTFGAEGWGRAFGGGSMFKNDPSSAYNNPAAMAFIDHNISQFNVDYARINIKYKGTARDYAGNPTSATTIDPDTFEFNSVPRTGDGGQGGFTAWLPTGFMVMPIGDRFAFGLSQVVPLGARTTWDNDWKGRDFAVDTHIETVGLTGSLSFKVNDEFSIGGGAIVQHTKGFVSQNVDLYAAAALAPNSIPFPAGVGYSLMRVKVDNTSVGWFAGLAWKPTPQDTLGLNYHAKIKNKLEGKYNIYADPGSTALIEGGLPGLLYPGLNLQMNGKASTQLDVPANASFDWVHQFTDRFALGASVTWTQWSSFKSLTLKSEGSTIVAIPYNYKDAWMVSLGGDYKLTDDFTLRAGVATDQTPTRNSTRDPRIPDGDRIFTSLGFGYKVRAIPGLGIDGSYSHQFVEKAKLKTQNQDRLGGATLDGKADAYGDVVSLGVTYEF from the coding sequence ATGAATAATAAGAAACAACCGGCGCGCACGTTACTGGGCCTGGCGATCATGGGCGGGCTCCTGGCAATGACAGGCACTGCGCAAGCGGGCGGCTTTGCCACGCCGACGTTCGGGGCCGAAGGCTGGGGCCGTGCGTTCGGTGGGGGGTCGATGTTCAAGAATGATCCGTCATCGGCCTATAACAACCCGGCGGCAATGGCGTTTATCGATCACAATATTTCGCAATTCAACGTTGACTATGCACGCATCAATATCAAGTACAAGGGCACTGCCAGAGACTATGCGGGCAATCCTACTTCGGCCACGACCATCGACCCCGACACCTTTGAATTCAATTCGGTGCCGCGCACCGGTGATGGCGGGCAAGGCGGCTTTACCGCGTGGCTGCCGACCGGCTTTATGGTCATGCCCATCGGTGATCGCTTCGCCTTTGGCCTGAGCCAGGTGGTGCCCTTGGGCGCACGTACCACGTGGGACAATGATTGGAAGGGCCGCGATTTTGCGGTCGACACGCATATCGAAACCGTGGGTCTGACGGGCTCGCTGTCGTTCAAGGTCAACGATGAATTCTCCATCGGCGGTGGTGCGATTGTTCAGCACACCAAAGGTTTCGTCAGCCAGAACGTCGACTTGTATGCCGCCGCAGCGCTGGCGCCCAATTCGATTCCATTTCCGGCGGGCGTCGGCTATTCGCTGATGCGCGTCAAAGTCGACAATACCTCGGTGGGCTGGTTTGCCGGCCTGGCCTGGAAGCCGACTCCCCAAGACACCCTCGGGTTGAACTACCACGCCAAGATCAAGAATAAACTTGAGGGTAAATACAACATCTACGCCGACCCAGGCTCCACGGCCCTGATTGAAGGTGGGTTGCCCGGCCTGTTGTACCCCGGCCTTAACCTCCAGATGAACGGTAAAGCCTCGACCCAACTGGATGTTCCGGCCAACGCCTCGTTCGACTGGGTGCACCAGTTCACCGATCGTTTTGCCCTCGGCGCAAGCGTCACCTGGACGCAGTGGTCATCGTTCAAGAGCCTGACCTTGAAGTCCGAGGGGTCGACGATTGTTGCCATTCCTTACAACTACAAGGACGCCTGGATGGTCTCCCTTGGCGGCGACTACAAACTCACCGATGACTTCACCCTGCGCGCCGGTGTGGCCACCGACCAGACGCCAACCCGCAACTCCACCCGTGACCCGCGCATCCCCGACGGTGACCGGATCTTCACGTCCCTGGGCTTCGGCTACAAGGTGCGTGCTATCCCGGGCCTTGGCATCGACGGTTCCTACTCCCACCAGTTCGTTGAGAAGGCCAAGCTGAAAACCCAGAACCAGGACCGCCTGGGCGGTGCAACCCTGGATGGCAAAGCCGACGCCTACGGCGATGTGGTCAGCCTGGGGGTCACCTACGAGTTCTGA
- a CDS encoding NAD(P)/FAD-dependent oxidoreductase, with product MNAHSDSIDIAIIGSGFAGLCMAIKLKEAGFSDFFIAEQADTLGGTWRDNHYPGCACDVQSHVYSFSFAPNPDWTRQFAPQAEIRAYLEQCAARYGLAPYLRFGLGLERAVFDEPQQRWQLSFSDGRQVSARVLVSGMGGLSRPALPDIPGLNSFKGKRFHSQQWDHDYSLKGKRVAVIGTGASAIQFVPQIAPQVAHLDLFQRTPPWIMPKPDRAISPLERWLFKHLPFTQRLVRGAFYWALEGRVVGFALHPRLMKMVQKIALRHLHQQVARPSLRKTLTPDYTIGCKRVLISNDYYPALSRSNVAVVTHPVARIEADGVITADGLKHPADCLIFGTGFQASDPLPRNCIIGCNGVDLMDTWHDGAHAYKGTTVPGYPNLFLIIGPNTGLGHNSMILMIEAQVTYILDALRQMQRHRIASVDVKPAVESAYNQQLQDKLKRTIWNTGGCQSWYLDPRTGKNTTLWPGSTWRFKQVTRQFALKDYVASLVPLDAPARPALAPHSTVEGSLS from the coding sequence ATGAATGCCCACAGTGATTCAATCGACATCGCCATCATCGGCTCAGGCTTCGCCGGCCTGTGCATGGCCATCAAGCTCAAGGAAGCCGGGTTCAGCGACTTCTTTATCGCCGAGCAGGCCGACACCCTCGGCGGCACCTGGCGGGACAACCACTACCCCGGTTGCGCCTGCGATGTGCAGTCCCATGTGTATTCGTTTTCCTTTGCGCCCAACCCCGACTGGACACGCCAGTTCGCGCCGCAAGCGGAGATCCGCGCCTACCTGGAGCAATGCGCTGCGCGCTATGGGCTGGCGCCCTACCTGCGGTTCGGCCTGGGCCTTGAACGGGCGGTGTTCGATGAGCCGCAGCAGCGCTGGCAGTTGAGCTTCAGCGATGGCCGCCAGGTCAGTGCGCGGGTCCTGGTGTCGGGCATGGGCGGCCTGTCGCGCCCGGCGCTGCCGGATATTCCGGGGCTGAACAGCTTCAAGGGCAAGCGCTTCCACTCCCAGCAGTGGGACCACGACTACTCGCTGAAGGGCAAGCGTGTGGCGGTGATCGGCACCGGGGCCAGTGCGATTCAGTTTGTGCCGCAGATTGCGCCGCAGGTCGCCCACCTGGATCTGTTCCAGCGCACCCCGCCCTGGATCATGCCCAAGCCGGACCGTGCGATTTCACCCCTCGAGCGCTGGCTGTTCAAGCACCTGCCGTTCACTCAACGCTTGGTGCGCGGCGCGTTCTACTGGGCATTGGAAGGCCGCGTGGTGGGTTTTGCGCTGCACCCACGGCTGATGAAAATGGTGCAGAAAATCGCCCTGCGCCACCTGCACCAACAAGTCGCCCGCCCTTCCCTGCGCAAAACCCTGACGCCGGACTACACCATCGGCTGCAAGCGTGTGCTGATTTCCAATGACTACTACCCGGCGCTGTCGCGCAGCAATGTCGCGGTGGTAACCCACCCTGTGGCGCGCATCGAAGCAGACGGGGTGATCACTGCCGACGGCCTCAAGCACCCGGCCGACTGCCTGATCTTCGGCACCGGGTTTCAGGCCAGCGATCCGCTGCCCCGCAACTGCATCATCGGCTGCAACGGCGTGGACCTGATGGACACCTGGCACGACGGCGCCCATGCCTACAAGGGCACGACGGTGCCGGGCTATCCCAATCTGTTCCTGATCATCGGGCCCAACACCGGCCTGGGGCATAACTCGATGATCCTGATGATCGAGGCCCAGGTCACCTACATCCTCGACGCGCTGCGGCAAATGCAGCGGCATCGCATCGCCAGCGTCGACGTCAAACCGGCGGTGGAAAGCGCCTACAACCAACAGCTGCAAGACAAACTCAAACGCACCATCTGGAACACCGGTGGCTGCCAAAGCTGGTACCTCGACCCCCGCACCGGCAAGAACACTACCCTGTGGCCCGGTTCGACCTGGCGTTTCAAGCAAGTGACCCGTCAGTTCGCGCTAAAGGATTACGTGGCCAGCCTGGTGCCGCTTGATGCGCCAGCCCGGCCGGCCCTGGCGCCCCATTCCACTGTAGAAGGGAGCCTGTCATGA
- a CDS encoding SDR family NAD(P)-dependent oxidoreductase, with amino-acid sequence MKSFNGRVAAITGAASGMGRALALALAREGCHLALADKNSQGLEQTQALITASTLSPIMITTQVLDVSDRQAMIDWAARCVAEHGQVNLVFNNAGVALSSTVEGVDYADLEWIVGINFWGVVHGTKAFLPYLKASGEGHVINTSSVFGLFAQPGMSGYNATKFAVRGFTEALRQELDLQRCGVSATCVHPGGIRTDICRSSRIDANMTGFLIHSEQQARADFEKLFITDADQAAKVILHGVRNNKRRVLIGRDAYFLDLLARCLPAAYQALVVFASKRMAPKPRPPLFETNDEPRL; translated from the coding sequence ATGAAGTCATTCAACGGCCGCGTGGCGGCCATCACCGGCGCGGCGTCCGGCATGGGCCGCGCCTTGGCCCTGGCCTTGGCGCGAGAAGGTTGCCACCTGGCGCTGGCGGACAAGAACAGCCAAGGGCTGGAGCAGACCCAGGCGCTGATCACCGCTTCAACCCTGTCGCCCATCATGATCACCACTCAAGTACTGGATGTGTCCGACCGCCAGGCCATGATCGATTGGGCCGCACGCTGCGTGGCCGAGCACGGCCAAGTCAACCTGGTGTTCAACAATGCCGGGGTCGCCCTGTCGAGTACCGTGGAAGGCGTGGACTACGCCGACCTGGAATGGATTGTCGGAATCAATTTCTGGGGTGTGGTCCACGGCACCAAAGCGTTCCTGCCGTACCTCAAGGCCAGCGGCGAGGGGCATGTAATCAACACCTCCAGCGTGTTCGGCCTGTTTGCCCAGCCCGGCATGAGCGGCTACAACGCCACCAAGTTTGCCGTGCGCGGCTTTACCGAAGCCTTACGCCAGGAACTCGACCTGCAACGCTGCGGGGTCTCGGCCACGTGCGTGCATCCGGGCGGCATTCGCACCGACATCTGCCGCAGCAGCCGGATTGACGCGAACATGACCGGTTTTCTGATCCACAGCGAACAGCAGGCCCGCGCCGACTTCGAAAAACTGTTCATCACCGATGCCGACCAAGCCGCCAAGGTGATCCTGCACGGCGTACGCAACAACAAGCGCCGCGTGCTGATCGGTCGCGACGCGTATTTCCTCGACCTGCTCGCCCGTTGCCTGCCGGCGGCCTATCAGGCCCTGGTGGTGTTTGCCAGCAAACGCATGGCGCCCAAGCCGCGCCCGCCGCTGTTTGAAACCAACGACGAGCCCCGCCTCTGA
- a CDS encoding metal-dependent hydrolase, with the protein MLPIRRDIHFDLPAERIKNWHEQGPFITHFFNALSLLFPQGELFFMDSVRHYRQRIDDPELKKQVQGFIGQEAMHSREHVAYNDLLQAAGLPAHTLDRRLKFILDLQKKHFAPSFNLAITIALEHYTAMLAEILLSDPSRFGDSLKGYQQVWYWHALEETEHKAVAFDVWNTVIKPGPKRYLLRTGTMLTTTVFFWLVVLDFHLRLLIADRKSGGHLKGFWRMLKFLYGRKGVFPRMLVPWLHYFKPGFHPWDHDNRARLAQLDGLIDDIEQTRRSY; encoded by the coding sequence ATGTTGCCGATCCGCCGCGATATTCATTTCGACCTGCCCGCCGAGCGCATCAAAAACTGGCACGAACAGGGCCCGTTCATCACGCATTTTTTCAATGCGCTGTCGCTGCTATTCCCCCAGGGCGAGCTGTTTTTCATGGACAGCGTGCGCCACTACCGCCAGCGCATCGACGACCCGGAACTGAAAAAACAGGTCCAGGGGTTTATCGGCCAGGAGGCCATGCACAGCCGTGAACACGTGGCCTACAACGACCTGCTGCAAGCCGCCGGGTTGCCGGCGCACACCCTCGATCGCCGGCTGAAATTCATCCTCGACCTGCAAAAAAAACACTTCGCGCCGTCTTTCAACCTGGCCATCACGATTGCCCTTGAGCACTACACGGCGATGCTCGCGGAAATCCTGCTGAGCGACCCCTCGCGCTTCGGCGACTCGCTCAAGGGCTACCAGCAGGTGTGGTACTGGCACGCCCTTGAAGAAACCGAACACAAGGCGGTCGCCTTTGATGTGTGGAACACCGTGATCAAGCCCGGGCCCAAACGCTACCTGCTGCGTACCGGCACCATGCTTACCACCACGGTATTCTTCTGGCTGGTGGTGCTGGACTTTCACCTGCGCCTGCTGATTGCCGACCGCAAGAGCGGTGGGCACTTGAAGGGCTTCTGGCGCATGTTGAAATTTCTGTATGGGCGCAAAGGGGTTTTCCCACGGATGCTGGTGCCCTGGCTGCATTACTTCAAACCCGGCTTCCACCCCTGGGACCACGACAACCGTGCGCGCCTGGCGCAGTTGGACGGCCTGATCGACGACATCGAGCAAACCCGGCGCAGCTATTAA
- a CDS encoding alpha/beta hydrolase: protein MAVEWVFAAAVFVGVSAVLWGFSRWMTRRIEATVPINGRFVEVNGERFHYVDEGTGPPLVMIHGLMGSSRNLTYALSGRLCEHFRVITLDRPGSGYSTRHAGTAAHLPAQARQVAAFINTLGLDKPLVLGHSLGGAISLALALDHPEAVSGLILVAPLTHPQPTLPLVFWSLAVRPAWLRRWVAHTLTMPMGLLTRHSVVKGMFAPDPAPEDFATRGGGLLGMRPGNYYAASSEIALVNDHLPDMVKRYPQLTLPIGLIYGARDKVLDFRKHGQALADKVPGLKLQLVEGRGHMLPITAPARVVEAVQHVAKRVRPPPTATVLHPTFALARQ, encoded by the coding sequence ATGGCTGTTGAGTGGGTTTTTGCTGCAGCTGTGTTTGTCGGCGTCAGCGCCGTGCTGTGGGGGTTCAGCCGCTGGATGACGCGGCGTATTGAAGCCACCGTTCCGATCAACGGGCGCTTTGTCGAGGTCAACGGCGAGCGCTTTCATTATGTAGATGAGGGCACGGGCCCGCCGCTGGTGATGATTCACGGGCTGATGGGCAGCAGTCGCAACCTGACTTACGCTTTGTCCGGCCGGTTGTGTGAGCATTTTCGCGTGATCACTCTCGACCGCCCGGGGTCGGGGTATTCCACCCGGCATGCCGGCACCGCTGCGCACTTGCCAGCGCAGGCACGGCAAGTGGCGGCGTTTATCAACACGCTGGGCCTGGACAAACCCCTGGTGCTGGGGCACTCCCTCGGCGGGGCGATTTCCCTGGCGCTGGCCCTCGACCACCCGGAGGCGGTGTCGGGCCTGATCCTGGTGGCGCCGCTGACTCATCCGCAACCCACCTTGCCTCTGGTGTTCTGGTCGCTGGCGGTGCGACCGGCCTGGCTACGCCGCTGGGTCGCCCACACCCTGACCATGCCCATGGGGCTGCTCACGCGGCATTCAGTGGTCAAAGGTATGTTCGCGCCGGACCCGGCCCCGGAGGATTTCGCCACCCGTGGCGGCGGGTTGCTGGGCATGCGCCCGGGCAACTATTACGCCGCGTCCAGCGAGATTGCCCTGGTCAACGATCACCTGCCGGACATGGTCAAGCGCTACCCGCAGCTGACCCTGCCCATCGGCCTGATCTATGGTGCGCGGGACAAGGTGCTGGACTTTCGCAAACACGGCCAGGCCCTGGCCGACAAGGTGCCGGGCCTGAAGCTGCAGCTGGTGGAGGGGCGTGGCCATATGCTGCCGATTACCGCCCCGGCGCGGGTGGTCGAGGCCGTGCAGCACGTGGCCAAGCGTGTGCGGCCGCCGCCAACCGCCACGGTGTTGCATCCGACGTTTGCCCTGGCGCGCCAATAA
- a CDS encoding protein activator of alkane oxidation PraA, with the protein MQSTAKFTTSIVLAALGLITCHQAQAARIEPAGSVFTAQGPISFSKGALISADCTIKVAGKVAADGASVAVEKVEFDGGLKCSRVEAINLPWVLVAKDTRSGSMSKISVDVHAFGLGGKCGPSTADGTWDNATGKLEAANVPIGEDCKIKTVSIKMPPNFKVVE; encoded by the coding sequence ATGCAATCAACTGCCAAGTTCACTACCTCTATCGTATTGGCTGCGCTGGGCCTGATCACCTGTCACCAGGCCCAGGCCGCCCGTATCGAACCGGCCGGCAGCGTCTTTACCGCCCAAGGCCCGATCAGCTTCTCCAAAGGCGCGCTGATCAGTGCCGACTGCACCATCAAGGTTGCCGGCAAAGTCGCTGCCGACGGCGCTTCGGTGGCTGTCGAGAAAGTTGAATTCGACGGCGGCCTCAAGTGCAGCCGGGTCGAAGCCATCAACTTGCCGTGGGTGTTAGTTGCCAAAGATACTAGGAGCGGTTCCATGTCGAAGATCAGCGTGGACGTGCACGCCTTCGGCCTGGGTGGCAAGTGCGGGCCGTCTACCGCCGACGGCACCTGGGATAACGCCACCGGCAAGTTGGAAGCGGCGAATGTGCCGATTGGCGAAGACTGCAAGATCAAGACGGTGTCGATCAAGATGCCGCCGAACTTCAAAGTTGTTGAATAA